From Streptomyces sp. NBC_00370, a single genomic window includes:
- a CDS encoding WXG100 family type VII secretion target → MTTAVNYDTVTSAAGDVRLTASQLNQGLEDLMAKVKAVAANWDGEAKTAYGESQTRLTNDMAGMNQDLQRIAALLDESVIGYHDTDKGNAARFRMQMG, encoded by the coding sequence ATGACCACCGCAGTCAATTACGACACCGTCACCAGCGCGGCCGGCGACGTCCGGCTCACCGCCAGCCAGCTCAACCAGGGGCTCGAAGACCTGATGGCCAAGGTCAAGGCCGTGGCGGCGAACTGGGACGGTGAGGCGAAGACCGCCTACGGCGAGAGCCAGACCCGGCTGACGAACGACATGGCCGGCATGAACCAGGACCTGCAGCGGATCGCAGCGCTGCTGGACGAGTCGGTCATCGGCTACCACGACACCGACAAGGGCAACGCCGCGCGCTTCCGCATGCAGATGGGCTGA
- a CDS encoding WXG100 family type VII secretion target encodes MSNDLNVTSSDQVDLANRIQDFHDELHRRINSLNGVVDRIQAGWRGAASKEYDRVQKDLNDRLTRMRVELVKLEEIMRMSADGFSNQEDERIRSFRKMDDTSSGRSAILGMA; translated from the coding sequence ATGTCGAACGACCTTAACGTAACCAGTTCTGATCAAGTCGATCTCGCCAACCGGATTCAGGACTTCCACGACGAGCTGCACCGTCGTATCAACTCCCTCAACGGAGTGGTGGACCGCATCCAGGCCGGCTGGCGCGGCGCGGCCAGCAAGGAGTACGACCGGGTCCAGAAGGACCTCAACGACCGGCTGACGCGTATGCGGGTCGAGCTCGTCAAGCTCGAAGAGATCATGCGGATGAGCGCCGACGGCTTCAGCAACCAGGAGGACGAGCGCATCCGTTCGTTCCGGAAGATGGACGACACGTCCTCCGGCCGCAGCGCCATCCTCGGCATGGCCTGA
- the mycP gene encoding type VII secretion-associated serine protease mycosin: MPLRTCALLACATALVGLTALPPAAVVSAADLPSTTVRATGLDGTGECTFPMKKQIAGTPWALQRVLLDELWQDTKGKGVRVAVIDTGVDTVNPQLKTAVDAAAGRDFLKNGKRGGTVDEVGHGTKVAGIIAARPRTGTGFVGLAPEATIIPIRQNDDKNSGKQDTMAKAIGYAVTAKADVINISQDTTTPLAPDSKLTEAVQDALAKDVVVVASAGNDGTDGKLRTTYPAGIDGVLAVGASDRNNERATFSQAGTFLGVAAPGVDMVSTVPGGGQCLDNGTSFSAPYVAGVAALLRAKHPDWKAREIVAQIEQTAERSINGRDNYVGWGVVDPVRAMTDDDHAPQAPQADPGPPKAPAALPAHLALTETPQERTERYATYAFGIAAVLVAVVAGTATVIRDSRRKKARKSVGDPFRGTADSPSAHT; this comes from the coding sequence ATGCCGCTGCGAACCTGCGCACTGCTGGCCTGCGCCACCGCCCTGGTCGGCCTGACGGCCCTGCCGCCCGCCGCTGTCGTGTCCGCCGCCGATCTGCCGTCAACAACCGTTCGAGCGACGGGACTTGACGGGACCGGTGAGTGCACGTTCCCGATGAAGAAGCAGATCGCGGGCACCCCCTGGGCGCTCCAGCGGGTGCTGCTCGACGAGTTGTGGCAGGACACCAAGGGCAAGGGGGTACGGGTCGCCGTCATCGACACCGGCGTCGACACCGTCAACCCCCAGCTGAAGACGGCGGTCGACGCCGCCGCCGGCCGGGACTTCCTCAAGAACGGCAAGCGCGGCGGCACGGTCGACGAGGTGGGGCACGGCACCAAGGTCGCCGGGATCATCGCCGCCCGGCCCCGCACCGGCACGGGCTTCGTCGGTCTCGCGCCGGAAGCCACGATCATCCCGATCCGCCAGAACGACGACAAGAACAGCGGCAAGCAGGACACGATGGCGAAGGCGATCGGCTACGCCGTCACCGCGAAGGCCGATGTCATCAACATCTCCCAGGACACGACGACACCGCTGGCGCCGGACTCGAAGTTGACCGAAGCCGTACAGGACGCGCTGGCCAAAGACGTCGTGGTGGTGGCGTCGGCGGGTAACGACGGTACGGACGGCAAACTGCGAACGACGTATCCCGCCGGCATTGACGGCGTGCTCGCCGTCGGCGCTTCCGACCGCAACAACGAACGTGCGACCTTTTCCCAGGCCGGTACGTTCCTCGGCGTCGCCGCCCCCGGTGTGGACATGGTCTCGACGGTCCCCGGCGGCGGTCAGTGCCTCGACAACGGCACGAGTTTCTCCGCGCCTTATGTCGCGGGCGTCGCCGCGCTGCTCCGTGCCAAACACCCCGACTGGAAAGCGCGCGAGATCGTCGCCCAGATCGAGCAGACCGCCGAACGCAGTATCAACGGCCGTGACAATTACGTTGGTTGGGGAGTGGTCGACCCGGTGCGCGCGATGACGGACGACGACCACGCGCCGCAGGCCCCGCAGGCCGACCCGGGGCCGCCCAAGGCCCCGGCCGCGCTGCCGGCGCATCTGGCGCTGACCGAGACACCGCAGGAGCGTACGGAGCGCTACGCGACCTACGCGTTCGGCATCGCGGCCGTACTGGTGGCGGTGGTCGCGGGAACCGCCACCGTCATCCGTGACAGCCGGCGGAAAAAGGCGCGGAAATCAGTCGGAGATCCTTTTCGCGGAACGGCGGATTCCCCAAGTGCGCATACGTGA
- a CDS encoding ABC transporter substrate-binding protein → MVHSSPRTPRLPVRLRSRFRLLMGSGAAAAALVAASVIPFGPLAPAPQQAQAADSGGKKVLTVAVSQSVDSLSPFLAQSLVSTSVLRLGYEFLTNYDPKDAHTVPGFATAWKTSPDKLTWTFTIRNNSKWSDGVQATAADAAWTFNKMMSDPNAATANGSFTANFKKVTAPDPATLVIQLKKPQATMLALDVPIVPKHIWEKVTDFSKFNNDKSFPIVGNGPFVITDFKVDQYIKLKPNKSFWRGAPKFDELDFRYYKDQDAAVAALQKGEVSFVSNLTPAQATALKTTDNIKVNDAPGRRFYALATNPGAKAKNGEKMGNGNPALLDPAVRKALFESVDINTIIDKVFQGHAAKGEGYIPPRFSSYFWKPSDTQRIPFDPAKAAQTLQQAGYKKSGGKLLGKNGKPLNLRILCHATDPNDKAVGKYLQEWWAKLGIGLKVDCLDNVGDPWLAGDYDLAIDGWSVNPDPDYVLSIHTCDALPATPKDSPATDNFICDKQYDALYKKQAAEYDPAKRADLVKQMESRLYDTGYMNVMAYPNAVEAYRTDQIKSITTMPEAAGNIWGQDGYWSWWSAVPADSSSDSSGGSSSTGLIIGIVAVVVIAGGLGLFVMMRRRSTAEDRE, encoded by the coding sequence ATGGTCCACAGTTCTCCGCGCACACCGCGCCTGCCCGTTCGGCTACGTTCCCGCTTCCGACTGCTCATGGGCTCCGGTGCCGCCGCCGCCGCACTGGTGGCCGCGAGTGTGATCCCCTTCGGCCCGCTCGCCCCCGCGCCCCAGCAGGCACAGGCCGCCGACAGCGGCGGCAAGAAGGTCCTCACCGTCGCGGTCAGCCAGAGCGTGGACTCCCTGTCGCCGTTCCTGGCCCAGTCATTGGTCAGTACCAGCGTGCTGCGGCTGGGCTACGAGTTCCTGACGAACTACGACCCCAAGGACGCCCACACCGTCCCCGGCTTCGCCACCGCGTGGAAGACCTCGCCGGACAAGCTGACCTGGACCTTCACCATCCGGAACAACTCCAAGTGGTCCGACGGTGTGCAGGCGACAGCAGCGGACGCCGCCTGGACGTTCAACAAGATGATGTCGGACCCGAACGCGGCCACCGCCAACGGCAGCTTCACCGCCAACTTCAAGAAGGTCACGGCGCCCGACCCGGCCACCCTCGTGATCCAGCTGAAGAAGCCGCAGGCCACGATGTTGGCGCTGGACGTGCCGATCGTGCCCAAGCACATCTGGGAGAAGGTCACCGACTTCTCGAAGTTCAACAACGACAAGTCGTTCCCCATCGTCGGCAACGGCCCGTTCGTCATCACGGACTTCAAGGTCGACCAGTACATCAAGCTCAAGCCGAACAAGTCCTTCTGGCGCGGCGCGCCCAAGTTCGACGAGCTGGACTTCAGGTACTACAAGGACCAGGACGCGGCGGTCGCCGCCCTGCAGAAGGGCGAGGTCTCCTTCGTATCGAACCTGACCCCCGCCCAGGCCACCGCGCTCAAGACCACCGACAACATCAAGGTGAACGACGCACCGGGCCGCCGCTTCTACGCCCTCGCGACCAACCCGGGCGCGAAGGCCAAGAACGGCGAGAAGATGGGCAACGGCAATCCCGCGCTGCTCGACCCTGCGGTGCGCAAGGCGCTGTTCGAGTCCGTCGACATCAACACCATCATCGACAAGGTCTTCCAGGGCCACGCCGCCAAGGGTGAGGGCTACATCCCGCCGCGCTTCTCCTCGTACTTCTGGAAGCCGTCCGACACCCAGCGCATTCCGTTCGACCCGGCGAAAGCGGCGCAGACGCTCCAGCAGGCCGGCTACAAGAAGAGCGGCGGCAAGCTGCTCGGCAAGAACGGCAAGCCGCTGAACCTGCGCATCCTCTGCCATGCCACCGACCCGAACGACAAGGCCGTCGGCAAGTACCTCCAGGAGTGGTGGGCCAAGCTCGGCATCGGGCTGAAGGTCGACTGCCTCGACAACGTCGGCGACCCGTGGCTCGCCGGCGACTACGACCTGGCGATCGACGGCTGGTCGGTCAACCCGGACCCGGACTACGTCCTGTCCATCCATACGTGTGACGCGCTGCCCGCCACGCCCAAGGACAGCCCGGCCACGGACAACTTCATCTGCGACAAGCAGTACGACGCGCTCTACAAGAAGCAGGCGGCGGAGTACGACCCCGCGAAGCGCGCCGATCTGGTGAAGCAGATGGAATCGCGTCTTTACGACACCGGCTACATGAATGTCATGGCCTATCCGAACGCCGTCGAGGCGTACCGTACGGACCAGATCAAGTCCATCACGACGATGCCGGAGGCCGCCGGCAACATCTGGGGCCAGGACGGCTACTGGAGCTGGTGGTCGGCCGTTCCGGCGGACAGCAGCAGTGACAGCTCCGGCGGTTCGTCCTCGACCGGCCTGATCATCGGGATCGTGGCCGTTGTCGTGATCGCCGGCGGACTTGGGCTGTTCGTCATGATGCGTCGCCGTTCCACCGCGGAAGACCGTGAATAA
- a CDS encoding SCO5717 family growth-regulating ATPase translates to MNGDRDETRGGWNVPPVDDQSDAEPELTGEFTIDYTPPAWYTQNAPGSTSGSGAPGTSAAASPPPPAGTPVAVPGLPAGSGYEPHWTPAPPAAPEPNPPAEPARSADPAPAAPEPFGGGDIESGATMRFSPAALKQEIARREETGATGAAETPRAQSDADSGADSDAPDSTSGAADSESTAVAEPTAGTDSAEDAAGTDGTDDAEAAAAPDADAETGPDAHADVPDEEPGDGETAARAEADDHQEPPDSPPFDFDAFGDAAPQGDAAPQDAPPADAPPADAPAVDAPAPAQPWSAQPVPPAQPLPPAPQPASSPGLPPLPAAFQPAAPAPAPQWPVPSQAAEHPAPQPPQPQPPQPQPQQQPQGGYGFPQQAPPAAAPPAAYAPAQPPAVRQGPPVPPPGYGFPQPAAPVPPQAPQPQPQPPQQQQPQQQAQPQPQGGYGFPQQGPPAPHGQQPYPPQQPYPGQQPYPPQQGRPGAPPAPAPAPAPLPPQSTGPGSSANLPVQASQNLPAQQQPPAQQPQQQPPHQAPPVDPRSGAAWPSPVSHDHRERSVPGAPLGYTAAVELSSDRLLRNNKQKAKSSRGPSAAARFKIGGKAAEAERLRKLELIRTPVLSCYRIAVISLKGGVGKTTTTTALGSTLATERQDKILAIDANPDAGTLGRRVRRETGATIRDLVQAIPYLNSYMDIRRFTSQASSGLEIIANDVDPAVSTTFNDEDYRRAIEVLGKQYPIILTDSGTGLLYSAMRGVLDLADQLIIISTPSVDGASSASTTLDWLSAHGYADLVQRSLTVISGVRETGKMIKVDDIVQHFETRCRGVVVVPFDEHLSAGAEVDLDMMRPKTREAYFNLSALVAEDFSRAQNAQGLWTADGNPPPHMVPPMPGIPGYPAPGQQTPGQPTPGQPYPQQQPPPPPYGQQPGQPQPYPQQQQPPQHQQPPQQPYPYAQPHPQQPPQRPGPPQGWQSPFPPEGQPDLQGPVPPEGRPPQPPQAPPAPQQ, encoded by the coding sequence GTGAACGGCGATCGGGACGAGACCCGCGGCGGCTGGAACGTGCCGCCCGTGGACGATCAGTCCGACGCGGAGCCCGAGTTGACGGGTGAGTTCACCATCGACTACACCCCTCCCGCCTGGTACACGCAGAACGCGCCGGGAAGCACGTCCGGCAGCGGTGCGCCCGGCACCTCGGCTGCCGCGTCTCCCCCGCCGCCGGCGGGCACACCCGTCGCCGTGCCGGGGTTGCCGGCCGGCAGCGGGTACGAGCCGCACTGGACACCCGCGCCCCCGGCTGCCCCCGAGCCCAACCCCCCGGCCGAGCCCGCCCGTTCCGCGGACCCCGCGCCCGCCGCGCCCGAACCCTTCGGCGGCGGTGACATCGAGTCCGGCGCGACCATGCGGTTCTCGCCCGCCGCGCTGAAGCAGGAGATCGCGCGGCGCGAGGAGACCGGCGCCACGGGAGCGGCCGAGACACCACGCGCGCAGTCGGACGCCGACAGCGGTGCCGACTCGGACGCCCCGGACAGCACGAGCGGGGCGGCGGACTCCGAGAGCACCGCCGTGGCGGAGCCGACCGCCGGGACGGACAGCGCGGAGGACGCGGCCGGTACGGACGGTACGGACGACGCCGAAGCGGCCGCCGCACCGGACGCCGATGCCGAGACCGGCCCCGACGCGCACGCCGATGTCCCGGACGAGGAGCCGGGCGACGGCGAGACCGCTGCCCGGGCCGAGGCGGACGACCACCAGGAGCCGCCCGACAGCCCGCCCTTCGACTTCGACGCGTTCGGCGACGCCGCACCCCAGGGCGACGCGGCTCCCCAAGACGCACCGCCCGCCGACGCACCGCCCGCCGACGCACCTGCCGTTGACGCACCGGCTCCCGCACAGCCCTGGTCGGCGCAGCCTGTGCCGCCCGCGCAGCCCCTGCCGCCCGCGCCGCAGCCCGCGTCTTCGCCGGGGCTCCCGCCACTGCCGGCCGCTTTCCAGCCGGCCGCACCGGCACCGGCGCCGCAGTGGCCCGTACCCAGCCAGGCCGCCGAACACCCCGCGCCGCAACCGCCCCAGCCACAGCCGCCCCAGCCTCAACCCCAGCAACAGCCGCAGGGCGGGTACGGCTTCCCCCAGCAGGCCCCGCCCGCGGCGGCACCGCCCGCGGCGTACGCACCGGCCCAGCCGCCCGCCGTACGGCAGGGACCGCCGGTCCCGCCGCCGGGTTACGGCTTCCCGCAGCCCGCGGCCCCCGTACCGCCGCAGGCACCGCAGCCGCAGCCGCAGCCGCCCCAGCAACAGCAACCACAACAGCAGGCACAGCCGCAGCCGCAGGGCGGGTACGGCTTCCCCCAGCAGGGACCGCCCGCGCCGCACGGGCAGCAGCCGTACCCGCCCCAGCAGCCCTATCCCGGTCAGCAGCCGTATCCGCCGCAGCAGGGCAGGCCCGGCGCTCCCCCGGCTCCGGCACCGGCTCCCGCGCCGCTGCCTCCGCAGTCGACCGGGCCCGGCTCGTCGGCCAACCTGCCGGTGCAGGCGTCGCAGAACCTCCCCGCCCAGCAGCAGCCGCCGGCCCAGCAGCCGCAGCAACAGCCGCCGCACCAGGCGCCGCCGGTGGATCCGCGGAGTGGGGCGGCCTGGCCGTCCCCCGTCTCGCACGACCATCGCGAGCGTTCGGTGCCCGGCGCGCCGCTCGGCTACACGGCGGCCGTCGAGCTGTCGTCCGACCGGCTGCTGCGCAACAACAAGCAGAAGGCCAAGAGCAGTCGCGGCCCGTCCGCCGCCGCGCGGTTCAAGATCGGCGGCAAGGCGGCGGAGGCCGAGCGGCTGCGCAAGCTGGAGCTGATCCGCACCCCGGTGCTGTCCTGCTACCGGATCGCGGTCATCAGCCTCAAGGGCGGTGTCGGCAAGACGACCACGACCACGGCGCTCGGCTCCACGCTCGCCACCGAGCGGCAGGACAAGATCCTGGCGATCGACGCCAACCCGGACGCCGGGACGCTGGGCCGCCGGGTGCGCCGCGAGACCGGGGCGACCATCCGCGACCTGGTGCAGGCGATCCCGTATCTCAACAGCTACATGGACATCAGGCGCTTCACCTCGCAGGCGTCGTCGGGCCTTGAGATCATCGCGAACGACGTCGATCCCGCGGTCTCCACGACGTTCAACGACGAGGACTACCGCCGTGCGATCGAGGTGCTGGGCAAGCAGTACCCGATCATCCTGACCGACTCGGGTACGGGCCTGCTCTACAGCGCCATGCGCGGGGTGCTGGACCTGGCCGATCAGCTGATCATCATTTCGACGCCGTCCGTCGACGGTGCCAGCAGCGCGTCCACGACGCTCGACTGGCTGTCGGCGCACGGCTACGCCGATCTCGTACAGCGGTCCCTCACGGTCATCTCCGGGGTGCGCGAGACCGGAAAGATGATCAAGGTGGATGACATCGTCCAGCACTTCGAGACGCGCTGCCGCGGTGTGGTCGTGGTGCCCTTCGACGAACACCTGTCGGCGGGCGCCGAGGTGGACCTCGACATGATGCGCCCCAAGACACGGGAGGCGTACTTCAACCTCTCCGCGCTGGTCGCCGAGGACTTCTCGCGCGCCCAGAACGCGCAGGGGCTGTGGACGGCCGACGGCAACCCGCCGCCGCACATGGTGCCGCCGATGCCGGGCATCCCGGGATATCCGGCGCCGGGTCAGCAGACACCCGGTCAGCCGACGCCCGGCCAGCCGTATCCGCAGCAGCAACCGCCGCCGCCGCCGTACGGTCAGCAGCCCGGACAGCCGCAGCCGTACCCGCAGCAGCAACAGCCGCCCCAGCACCAGCAGCCCCCGCAGCAGCCCTATCCGTACGCACAGCCTCATCCGCAGCAGCCGCCACAGCGGCCCGGTCCGCCGCAGGGCTGGCAGAGCCCGTTTCCACCGGAGGGCCAACCGGATCTGCAGGGTCCGGTTCCTCCGGAGGGGCGGCCTCCGCAGCCCCCACAGGCACCGCCAGCGCCTCAGCAGTAA
- the eccE gene encoding type VII secretion protein EccE: protein MASATQTRPAAAAPSSAAAPGPAVPGLRGRPGHFGPFRMQQFVLVELAAAVLLVAWVIDTLMLVPAGVIAAFLVLLAVVRRHRRSLPEWLSTVFALRARSRRAASLVIPAGTEPGLAPAVECDPALRTYSFSDRDRRPVGMVGDGTFLTAVVQIESEGTALRPDRSARPLPISLVRDVLDVDGIRLESAQIVQHTQPAPAPHLPQQSVAARNYAPLQAQTGSPAVRITWIALKLDPELCPEAVAARGSGLTGAQKCLVRTADQLASRLTGAGFRATVLTEQELTAAVAISSCANPMAIAQAGRTETPTRRTKETSRTWRCDDRRHTTYWVGRWPQLGGGGASMPQLVALLTSIPALATTFSLTLGHGERQGVTVSGHVRITGRSDEELVSARHELERAARGVKTGLVRLDREQVPGMLATLPLGGTR, encoded by the coding sequence ATGGCTTCCGCGACGCAGACGCGGCCCGCCGCGGCCGCGCCGTCCTCAGCCGCAGCGCCGGGTCCGGCCGTACCCGGACTCAGAGGACGGCCAGGGCACTTCGGGCCGTTCCGCATGCAACAGTTCGTCCTGGTCGAGCTCGCGGCGGCGGTGCTTCTGGTGGCCTGGGTCATCGACACCCTCATGCTGGTACCGGCCGGTGTGATCGCCGCGTTCCTGGTGCTGCTCGCGGTGGTGCGCAGACACCGGCGGTCGCTGCCCGAGTGGCTGTCGACGGTGTTCGCCCTGCGTGCGCGCTCCCGCAGGGCGGCGTCCCTGGTCATCCCCGCCGGTACAGAACCGGGCCTCGCGCCCGCCGTCGAGTGTGATCCGGCGCTGCGTACGTACTCGTTCAGCGACCGCGACCGACGCCCGGTGGGCATGGTCGGCGACGGTACGTTCCTGACGGCGGTCGTCCAGATCGAGTCGGAGGGCACGGCGCTGCGCCCCGACCGCTCGGCGCGGCCCCTGCCCATCAGCCTCGTGCGCGACGTGCTCGATGTCGACGGCATACGGCTGGAGTCGGCGCAGATCGTGCAGCACACCCAGCCGGCGCCCGCCCCGCATCTGCCGCAGCAGTCCGTCGCCGCGCGCAACTACGCCCCGTTGCAGGCGCAGACCGGCTCACCGGCCGTCCGGATCACCTGGATCGCGCTCAAGCTCGACCCCGAGCTGTGCCCGGAGGCGGTGGCGGCGCGTGGCAGCGGCCTGACGGGGGCGCAGAAGTGTCTGGTGCGGACGGCTGACCAGTTGGCGAGCCGGCTGACCGGCGCCGGGTTCCGCGCGACGGTCCTGACGGAGCAGGAGCTGACGGCGGCCGTCGCGATCTCGTCGTGTGCCAACCCGATGGCCATCGCCCAGGCGGGCCGGACGGAAACGCCGACCCGGCGCACGAAGGAGACGTCGCGCACCTGGCGGTGCGACGACCGCAGACACACCACGTACTGGGTGGGCCGCTGGCCCCAACTGGGCGGCGGTGGCGCCTCGATGCCTCAGCTCGTCGCCCTGCTCACGTCGATCCCCGCCCTCGCCACCACCTTCAGTCTCACCCTGGGGCACGGCGAGCGGCAGGGCGTCACGGTCAGCGGGCATGTCCGGATCACCGGCCGCAGCGACGAGGAGCTGGTGAGCGCGCGGCACGAGCTGGAGCGCGCCGCGCGCGGGGTGAAGACGGGGCTGGTCCGGCTCGACCGGGAACAGGTGCCCGGAATGCTCGCCACACTGCCGCTCGGGGGGACCCGCTGA
- the eccB gene encoding type VII secretion protein EccB, which yields MASRRDELNAYTFAKKRTVAAFLQPSPSGSEEGAPRPLRAVLPSVIVGALILAGFGALGMFKPNAPKDWDKPGTKVIVGKDSTTRYVVLTTPDGKKKETLLHPVLNLASARLLLTPQQFGVVQVSDKILDAGKPPRGPILGIPYAPDRLPSDTEAAKPKRWAVCEQPGGGTGGSVQKAAFVFADRDFHRTEGRQRLTGGQVLYVQGQKGTRYLVDAGGTKYQLTGDPTDNLTRALIGVGREPQAVTDDWLATLRTGTPVDFPQVPGKVADDAGVGGGLTSGQDRIGMVLSAQTGSGPQHYVVLAGKVQPVSDFTAWLLINSPQTVKLRMAGAAAAVDAASITPEADFFAAGNAWPKERTEQVNSTAGDGARDTVCSVLRKVDGKGAATLSTWAGPAYPAEVTAGGTSTYVTPGSGLLFTQVHEGQTTPDGSLFLVTDTGLRYAVQANGDSDASRSDIGTGDQQKQQDGRPEPSEAQIRLGYEKVTPALVPIAWAEFLSKGPRLDTNSARQPQGS from the coding sequence ATGGCATCACGGCGGGATGAGCTCAACGCGTACACCTTCGCGAAGAAACGCACGGTGGCCGCGTTTCTCCAACCCTCACCTTCAGGTTCGGAGGAAGGCGCGCCCCGACCGCTGCGCGCCGTCCTGCCGAGTGTGATCGTCGGCGCGCTGATCCTGGCCGGATTCGGTGCGTTGGGGATGTTCAAACCCAACGCGCCCAAGGACTGGGACAAGCCGGGCACGAAAGTGATCGTCGGCAAGGACTCCACGACCCGTTATGTGGTGCTGACCACGCCCGACGGGAAGAAGAAGGAGACCCTGCTCCACCCGGTGCTCAACCTGGCCTCGGCCCGACTGCTGCTCACCCCGCAGCAGTTCGGAGTCGTCCAGGTCAGCGACAAGATCCTGGACGCGGGCAAGCCGCCGCGCGGTCCGATCCTCGGCATCCCGTACGCGCCCGACCGGCTGCCGAGCGACACGGAGGCGGCCAAGCCCAAGCGCTGGGCCGTCTGCGAACAGCCGGGCGGCGGCACCGGCGGCAGTGTGCAGAAGGCCGCCTTCGTCTTCGCCGACCGCGACTTCCACCGCACCGAGGGCAGGCAGCGGCTCACCGGCGGCCAAGTGCTCTACGTGCAGGGCCAGAAGGGCACCCGCTACCTCGTCGACGCGGGCGGTACGAAGTACCAGCTCACGGGCGACCCGACGGACAACCTCACCCGTGCGCTCATCGGGGTGGGCCGGGAGCCGCAGGCCGTCACCGACGACTGGCTGGCGACGCTGCGCACCGGCACGCCCGTCGACTTCCCCCAGGTCCCGGGCAAGGTCGCGGACGACGCCGGCGTCGGCGGCGGGCTGACCTCAGGGCAGGACCGGATCGGCATGGTGCTCAGCGCGCAGACCGGATCGGGACCGCAGCACTACGTCGTGCTGGCCGGGAAGGTCCAGCCCGTGTCGGACTTCACCGCCTGGCTGCTGATCAACTCTCCGCAGACGGTCAAGCTCAGGATGGCCGGCGCTGCTGCCGCCGTGGACGCCGCGTCGATCACTCCCGAGGCCGACTTCTTCGCCGCGGGCAACGCCTGGCCCAAGGAGCGGACCGAGCAGGTCAACTCCACGGCGGGGGACGGCGCACGCGACACGGTGTGCAGTGTGCTGCGCAAGGTCGACGGCAAGGGCGCCGCCACGCTGTCCACCTGGGCGGGTCCCGCCTACCCGGCCGAGGTCACCGCGGGCGGCACCAGCACGTACGTCACGCCGGGCAGCGGGCTGCTCTTCACCCAGGTGCATGAGGGGCAGACCACGCCCGACGGCTCACTCTTCCTGGTGACGGACACCGGACTGCGCTACGCCGTCCAGGCCAACGGCGACAGCGACGCGTCGCGTTCGGACATCGGCACCGGTGACCAGCAGAAGCAGCAGGACGGCAGGCCCGAACCGAGCGAGGCACAGATCAGGCTCGGCTACGAGAAGGTCACCCCGGCGCTCGTGCCCATCGCGTGGGCGGAGTTCCTGTCCAAGGGGCCCCGGCTCGACACCAACAGCGCGCGCCAGCCGCAGGGTTCGTAG
- a CDS encoding DUF397 domain-containing protein, whose product MADAADKERVKEELYALDISDVEWLGAPGTEADEERVEIAYLPEGAVAMRSSKDHDTVLRYTKGEWDAFVLGARDGEFDLK is encoded by the coding sequence ATGGCCGACGCAGCCGACAAGGAACGCGTGAAGGAAGAGCTTTACGCTCTCGACATCTCCGACGTGGAGTGGCTCGGTGCGCCGGGTACGGAGGCCGACGAGGAACGGGTGGAGATCGCCTATCTGCCCGAGGGCGCCGTCGCGATGCGCTCGTCGAAGGACCACGACACGGTGCTGCGATACACCAAGGGCGAGTGGGACGCGTTCGTACTCGGAGCGCGGGACGGGGAGTTCGACCTCAAGTAG